Within the Oncorhynchus kisutch isolate 150728-3 linkage group LG13, Okis_V2, whole genome shotgun sequence genome, the region TTTTCAAACAGTGTATAGTTATAGCTTAATCCAGAGTTGTATTTTCATGCAGTCTCCAATCTTTTGGCCCACATATTATTTCCTGTTGAATAAACCGGTACTCACATGCCACAGCGAACAGAGCGAGAAGAATGATGACCTTCATGGTTGTGTCCGTTTTTGCCTCGGTACTGAGCCACTGTCAGAGCCCTCTTATAAACCCACTCTGTCCTCTGCCATTGGTCAGTCTCAAGGGCATACATGTATACATTTCCATTGGTACCTGTCAAACAGTAACTTGCGTGTGAACGGACATATGGCTAACGAGGCTCCTCAACTGAGGATGTGTGCTAAACGGCATTACCTTGCATCCCTATGTCAATTCCTATCATGTTCAAATGAATAGACATTTGCCCCTTTTCTCGACTCCTCATTGAAGGAATATAGAAATGTTTATTCATACAGTGCTTGGTTTTGTGTCACATACTTTCTCCAAAATAGATTCACTATGAGGCCAcggtggtgggtgggggggggggggggggggggttcatgacCTAGCATTTGAAGTAAGCCTGGCATTTTGCAACTGGTTTCAAGTATTGGTCAGAAAGGAGAGTGTGTCTAAGGGTTCCTCAGATTCATTTATCAATATAGGCTGTTTGTTACAGAGCCTGTTTCTTTGATATAAAAAGTGCTATAAAACAAACAGTATAACAACATTCATCATATGATCATGATATCTAATTGTTGTAATCTAATGATATCATGTTTTATTGACCTCAGAAATACCTATAGATGCTGTACAGTATAGATGGTGTTACAAATACAGCAGAATGTCACTCATCATTTGTACATTTTCAGAATGTATTTCATTGCATAAAAATTCCTGAAAGGCTTTCTTTTTCAATATTCAGGGACAGGAAATTATTTTTAGATTGTCACTAGAATGTATTTAAATGAAATAGAATAATGTAATGCTCTATTATACATTAGGGATTTATCTTGGTATATTACAGGAAAAACATGACAGATATGACAAAAATAAACATACGGTTAATATGTTTGGTACAATGTGAACACAAATAGAATAGATGTTTAGTCTGGACAAGAACAGTTGGTACTGTTGGCTCAGTGAGATAATGTCATGGGGAATTGTTTCAGTCTTGCAGGTGGTGTGTGACATGtaggtgtgtttgtgcgtgtttaTCTGAAGCATGTACCAAGTTGAGCTACTGATCAGCCAATTTCTCGCAAATCCAGTGCCGCCGTTCACTACACCTGAGATCATTCCAGTTTTTCTCTGGGTCATTGAAGGTGTTAACCTCAGCACAGTCCTCAGTAGAGTCGATAGAGGCACCATTTGGCTCACCAGGAGACCAGAATCCTGTGGCCATTAGTGTCCCGTCCACCCATTTCCAAGTCCcctttgtctctctgtcagtcagaccAATCCAGAAAAACCTTTTAAATGTACAGATGAATTCCTGTTCCGCTCTGTTGTTTATGATCGCCAGGTCTGCTCCTCTCTTTAGACAGTCCTGTCTGCTCTCATCCCAGGATTCAGTCCAGTCAGAGATGTAGTACAAACTGGAACCAAACTTCTTCCATGCTTCAAGGCAGGTTTGATTCAGCATATTGTACCTTCTCTTTAGATCGGCCTTTTCTTTATCCAGGTTTTTGTTTTGGACCTGTAGCTCGTCTCTCTGttcagtcaggttgttgttgCTGGTTCTATAAACTAACAACCTCTCCTCCAAACGGACAGTGACTCCATTATAGTAGACAAACAGCACCATGATCCCAGCCAGTAGGAGAAGGCACAGCAGGCCCAGACACACTGCAGCAACTCTGGAACATCTCCTCATCGAGCTCTCAGAGCCGTAGTTACTTTCTCCAGGTCTACTCTTTGGTGTGGTGTTTTCTGTCTTGGTACCAGAATCATGTCCTTTCAGGGTCTCTGCACTGATAAATAGGACCATAGTCCACTCATCAGAATCACCACAGTCTCGTTCCTCCCTTTTAATGCATTTTGTGCTGTCAATGATACACTCAGAAATCATGTTATTTTCCTCTGTTATTCCAATTCAACTATAACATACACTGTATTCTAATGTGTCTCTGTGACTGCACTGTACTCACTGTGCTGGGGTTAAGTCCCTAGGCAACAGGAAGACACCAGTGAGACAGGAAATAACAACAGAACCACCCACCGTGCCATTGTTAAAAGTGTTAGAAAATATTCAACTAAGCTGCCACCTAAGTTGTGTGTAtgaaaataagaataagaaaaatGCTGACGCTTGTGTCACTTCAGATGGACATAATTCTTTCCCAGGTAGAGCAACGTCTGAGCGTCAGATATAGGCCTACTATTCACAGAAGTGCAAATCCTTGAGAAGGTCAGATAATGTGGCTGGTGAAGTGGGTATATAACAAGTTTGTCTTCGTGATTGAGTCCTGTGTTGCAGCTAAaaaacacaatcatgaagtacCTTATTCTCCTGGCTCTGTTTGCTGTTGCATGTAAGTCCTTGCTTTACTCGTTGAGAGAAATTGTTTAAGTTCGCATTGGTGTCCATCCTGTGATAATACTCTGAATAGTGAATACTTACTGAACACGGGTACCGTTCTGTTTGCATGAGTTGTATTTCCATGCAATTTCACACTGATTCTTTCGGTCTGTATTTCAGTCGCTGCCCCCATTTGACAATGAGGATGACAAGATTGTTGGAGGGTATGATTGCAGAAAGAACTCTGCATCCTACCAGGCATCACTGCAGTCTGGTTACCACTTCTGTGGTGGCTCCCTGATCTCCAGCACATGATTGGTGTCTGCTGCTCACTGCTACAAGTCGTAAGTGACTGATGAAACTTTCTTCAAAAACATTTACCAAAGCCATCTAGAGTATGTTCGACATAACTGTATTTGTTCATCTGATTAACCCTCTCTCCCCAGCCACATTCAGGTATGTCTAGGTGACCACACAACATTGTCACTGAGCTGTTCAACTCAGTGAAGGTCATCATGCACCCCAGTTACAACAGCCGCAAACTGGACAATGACCTGAAGCTGAACAAGCCTGCCTCCCTGAACAGCTACATGTGCACTGTGGTCATGCCCTGCCGCTATGCCAGCTCTGGCACCTGCTGGCTGGGGCTACCTACCCAGCAGAGGCTGTGAGTAGCATCAACAATATGCCCAGAAATACTTTTGGTATTTGTTGTTTATCAAACCAATTATAAATTATATCACTGACCACTCAGAACCAAAGGGAGAATGTTTGACATACTAGCCTTCTACCCCAACCCACTGTTCTGCCTGGATCTCCCCATgctgagcagcagcagctgtaatAGCACCGACCCTGGACAGATCACCTCCAACATGTTCTGCACTGGATTCATGGAGGGAGGCAAGGAGTCTTGCCAGGTACACAGAGTTGAATTCATAGCACATTTCTACTGTTGTCCTTTTCATTTGAGTTGTTAAAAGCTCTCCTCTGTTGTGATTAACCAGCATCAACCAATATTGATAGATGCACCTCTAACCACCTTTCTCTTGCCCCATCTTCATTCGCCGGTGGCAGGCAGCTGAAGGGTGCTGTGTCCTTGGGTTACAGCTGTGCCCAGAGGAACAAGCCTGGTGTCTACAACTCCTGGATCAGCAGCACCATGTCTTCCAAATAATTGATTTAGACTGGAAGAGACATTCTAAGACAGAAACCCATGATAACTGGTATGAGAAAATAACCGTCTTTGACTTATTCATTCTtttaaagtgcaatatgtgctttTAGGAAGGTGTGAAACAGGTATCTGGATAGTGCTTATTATGTGTAACTTGTAAAGCAAGAGTTGCAGACAACAGCTAAATTGGTTCAATGCTGATTGTCCACTGTCCTATCCGTTTCCTCTCCATGCTAAAATGCACTGTTAGCTGGTAAGCTGTTTCCTGGAAACTTGATGACATGTGAATGAACTTCTGTCAGTGGAAATATGATGACTTGTGAACTAGCAACTGCAATAGACATGAGTAGAAAATACTTTTGTTCATCGCTTCTTAGGTTAATGGAACTTACCCAAATTTAGTCTTTCAgctgccactatggcctatttattgccttacttccctaatcttactacatttgcacacactgtatatatatttttctaatgtgttattgactgtatgtttgtttatcccatgtgtaactgttgttttgtcgcactgcttcgctttgtcttggccaggtcgcagttgtaaatgagaacttgttctcaactggcttacctggttgaataaagtgCAGATTTTTCATTTTATTTAGTAGAATATTTTGACAATATGCATACAATTAACCTAAATGTGTAGCTATTCAGCTAAGACAGTTATTGTATAAAGGTTTGTGTTCGTTTGTCTGCTGACTTAAATTGGTGAACTTCAAATGGCAAATGCCTCTTCAATGAGGTTTAACAAGGTTGGCATCCAAAAAGATGTTGCATTACTGTCACTTACTATACTGGAGTCAAACTCCCTTATACTTTTcttgaaaaacaaataaaataccctaccatctaacactacactcAAATACCACCACCATACTCcacaatttaaatatatttagtcctacctcaggccaacaacctgaaaggatgggacaccacttaacacaccctgtaactctgatGTCAAGCCTCGCACACcaaaatacctctctgcagctgccaccactaCCTCAATTTTCTGTGACTtacgttccatccctgcagtacagttgataaccattgctataaaaTGCTACAAATCCAATTTGACTGAAACATCACttgttggcctatccctctgtactggtacagatctacaactcacaccactcctctcaggatccctccccttGACCAATCTTCCGCACTGCCTCAGTTATGATAACTTCTGCACttctctaaccctggaaacctcaacctgcctctcgcATGGGACATTTCTAATCCCCAGCCCCATAGACACcactacaattaacacataccactactttccacaatactacacattcctttgtcacATGTCCTTCTGCACACTTCACACCTAGGAGCCTTCCTCCTACACACTGTTGCCACatgagcttgacacctgtaaTAAAGTAATGTATTCGGGACACAGAAGCTCATACAGGATAATGTATCCTAACATCCCTGTCGGGCAAAGACcgcatcaaaactcaaaagaacagacaatgacttcTGTTTCACCACTCCCGCCACCCTGTCTGCGTCACACCAAACGACAACCTTCAAAAACACTgggaatcttccccttcagttggtcaacttttacatttactgctaccccagtaaatcactcctttcaatggcacACCTTCAttgagagcaaaacaattcacatttcttgccTCCATTCACTTAATGTGGAGAGCCttctccctctgaccagcagaaacaaacaattatcacagaccacttctggttaccctTACCGATTCCACAGCACCAaactctgttttcacccaccctgaaaccacaaacGGATCACCCAAAAGGCAAGGGTCCACTTTTAACAAATATGTCACTCCTACAATCACAGACTCATCTTTAATCTGACCCTAGGCCCTgagaacttcaccacacctaccacctccGATGCTTCGACCTCATTAACTCACCTTTCTCCCCCTGTCTTAAGATGgctctgcttacactttctaaCATTCTTAtttaacaaaccatctcccttttCCCGTCATTTTTAACCGACTCAAGCTCATCCTTTTCCGtcttccctccctatctctctcttttagACCCCTGCTGACCTCCATTCCTCCTCCGCATTCAAAGTATAcgtctccttatgataatactgcacttctcctgacatACATATTGTTCTTCCCTTATAGCAAATGCCTCACATATTCCTATTCCCTTTATCTAGCGCTGGGAACATGTGACAGTGGAATGGTGACGTCAATATTCAGCGACGCTCTACGGTTTGTGTACAATTTCAAGCTTGATGGGAGGGTTACGTTTAGGACAACTGCATCAAATGtgcctttgttttgtcttatAATCGTGAGGTGAGTAAAATAAGATTTTATCCCACTAAGTGTATTGACATTTTCGAGATTAAAGCTAGCTAACTTGAAGCGCAGTGCCCTGCATAGCTATATCAGCATCACCAGTAATATATGCGGAATGCGCAACCATTGCGGATGTGGTGCAGAAAAAAATGCGCATCGCTGCGACAAAAACGCAATTATAAAGGTGCTAGAAATCATCATCAAGTTGAAACTTATGTTGTAAATTATTTGTCATTTGTGAAACTATTTGGTAACATGTATTATATTTCTCTCTTTTGTAGAATTCCCTCGATCCTCTATTTGCTCAAGTGTATCTGCACTTTTGCATATCTTTGTTGATGGGTACTTTCATATAGTTGTTTTTGCACTAATATAAAGGAATTTAAATTCTAGTTTTCAGAGAGAGTGCATGTCTCTCTTGGCCACATTTTACAGTTGATGAACGT harbors:
- the LOC109901654 gene encoding C-type lectin domain family 4 member E-like; protein product: MISECIIDSTKCIKREERDCGDSDEWTMVLFISAETLKGHDSGTKTENTTPKSRPGESNYGSESSMRRCSRVAAVCLGLLCLLLLAGIMVLFVYYNGVTVRLEERLLVYRTSNNNLTEQRDELQVQNKNLDKEKADLKRRYNMLNQTCLEAWKKFGSSLYYISDWTESWDESRQDCLKRGADLAIINNRAEQEFICTFKRFFWIGLTDRETKGTWKWVDGTLMATGFWSPGEPNGASIDSTEDCAEVNTFNDPEKNWNDLRCSERRHWICEKLADQ